A stretch of Enterobacter cloacae complex sp. ECNIH7 DNA encodes these proteins:
- the envC gene encoding murein hydrolase activator EnvC, translating into MTWVVKPLRLSVRPLFYASALSAGVLLCAASAHADDRDQLKSIQADIAAKERAVRQQQQQRSALLAQLKQQEEAISAATRKLRETQNTLAQLNKQIDEMNASIAKLKRQRDAQERNLAAQLDAAFRQGEHTGLQLILSGEESQRGQRLQAYFGYLNQARQETIAQLKQTREEVSTQKAELEEKQSQQQTLLYDQQAQQAKLEQARNERKKTLSGLESSIQEGQSQLSEMRANESKLRNSIARAEAAAKARAEKEAREAQAVRDKQQEASRKGTTYKPSESERSLMSRTGGLGSPRGQAFWPVRGSILHRYGEQLQGELRWKGIVIGASEGSEVKAIADGRVILADWLQGYGLVVVVEHGKGDMSLYGYNQSALVSVGTQVRAGQPIALVGSSGGQGRPSLYFEIRRQGQAVNPQPWLGR; encoded by the coding sequence ATCACATGGGTCGTGAAGCCGCTTAGGTTATCAGTCAGACCTCTGTTTTACGCCAGCGCACTCAGCGCTGGCGTATTGCTGTGCGCCGCATCCGCCCACGCGGATGACCGCGACCAGCTGAAATCTATTCAGGCCGATATCGCCGCCAAAGAGCGTGCGGTACGCCAGCAGCAGCAGCAGCGCTCCGCCCTGCTCGCCCAGCTTAAGCAGCAGGAAGAGGCGATCTCCGCCGCAACGCGTAAACTCCGTGAAACGCAAAACACCCTCGCCCAGTTGAATAAACAGATCGACGAGATGAACGCGTCGATTGCCAAACTCAAGCGCCAGCGCGATGCGCAGGAGCGCAATCTTGCCGCACAGCTTGATGCCGCATTCCGTCAGGGTGAACATACCGGACTCCAGCTGATCCTCAGCGGCGAAGAGAGCCAGCGCGGTCAGCGCCTGCAGGCCTACTTTGGCTATCTCAACCAGGCGCGTCAGGAGACGATCGCGCAGCTGAAGCAGACGCGCGAAGAGGTCTCAACGCAAAAAGCCGAGCTGGAAGAGAAGCAGAGCCAGCAGCAGACGTTGCTCTACGATCAGCAGGCCCAGCAGGCGAAGCTTGAGCAGGCGCGCAACGAGCGTAAGAAAACCCTTTCCGGCCTTGAATCCTCCATTCAGGAAGGTCAGAGCCAGCTCAGCGAAATGCGCGCCAACGAATCAAAACTGCGTAACAGCATCGCCCGTGCGGAAGCGGCGGCGAAAGCGCGCGCCGAAAAAGAGGCGCGCGAGGCGCAGGCCGTTCGCGACAAGCAGCAGGAAGCGTCACGCAAAGGGACCACCTACAAGCCAAGCGAGAGCGAACGTTCCCTGATGTCGCGTACCGGCGGTTTGGGCTCTCCTCGCGGTCAGGCTTTCTGGCCCGTTCGCGGTTCAATTCTGCATCGCTATGGCGAACAGCTGCAGGGTGAGCTACGTTGGAAAGGGATCGTTATCGGTGCGTCTGAAGGTAGCGAAGTGAAAGCCATCGCCGATGGCCGCGTAATTCTGGCCGACTGGCTGCAAGGTTACGGGCTGGTGGTGGTGGTCGAACACGGTAAAGGCGACATGAGCCTTTACGGCTACAACCAGAGCGCGCTGGTCAGCGTTGGCACGCAGGTGCGCGCAGGCCAACCCATCGCCCTTGTGGGCAGCAGTGGCGGTCAGGGCCGCCCGTCACTCTATTTCGAAATTCGTCGCCAGGGTCAGGCGGTCAATCCACAGCCGTGGTTGGGAAGATAA
- a CDS encoding divergent polysaccharide deacetylase family protein: MLQFRRMVFSVVSALALAAPVYAGKLAIVIDDFGYRPHYENQVLAMPSAISVAVLPNAPHAREMAIKAHSSGHQVLIHLPMAPLSKQPLEKDTLRPDMSSEEIERIIRDAYNKVPYAVGLNNHMGSAMTSSLFGMLKVMQALERYNLYFLDSMTIGNSQAMRAAQGTGVKVIKRKVFLDDTQNEADIRMQFNRAVQLARRNGSAIAIGHPHPSTVRVLQQMLPTLPDDITLVRPSDLLNEPQVDTSKPNSAQPVPTAPRNPFRGVKRCVPKQPLEPVYATRFFSVIGDSISNSTLVNYVQQQWQGWGKKA, translated from the coding sequence TTGCTTCAATTTCGTCGAATGGTTTTCTCCGTCGTCAGCGCGTTGGCGCTGGCTGCACCGGTATACGCAGGTAAACTCGCTATCGTGATTGATGACTTCGGTTATCGTCCACACTATGAAAATCAGGTGCTGGCGATGCCGTCGGCCATCTCTGTCGCCGTTCTTCCAAATGCGCCCCACGCGCGCGAAATGGCGATCAAAGCCCACAGCAGCGGTCATCAGGTGCTGATCCACCTGCCGATGGCCCCGCTCAGCAAGCAGCCGCTGGAAAAAGATACCCTGCGCCCGGATATGAGCAGCGAGGAGATCGAGCGCATCATCCGCGACGCCTACAACAAAGTGCCGTATGCCGTAGGGCTGAACAACCATATGGGCAGCGCGATGACATCAAGCCTGTTCGGGATGCTCAAAGTGATGCAGGCGCTGGAGCGTTACAACCTCTACTTCCTCGACAGCATGACCATCGGCAACAGCCAGGCAATGCGTGCCGCTCAGGGAACGGGCGTAAAGGTGATTAAGCGCAAGGTGTTCCTGGATGATACCCAGAACGAAGCCGATATTCGCATGCAGTTTAATCGCGCGGTACAGCTGGCCCGCCGCAATGGCTCAGCCATCGCCATCGGTCACCCTCACCCGTCTACTGTCCGCGTCCTGCAGCAGATGCTGCCGACCTTGCCTGACGATATCACGCTGGTGCGTCCGAGCGATCTGCTGAACGAGCCGCAGGTGGATACCTCTAAACCAAATTCTGCGCAGCCTGTCCCGACAGCGCCGCGCAATCCGTTCCGCGGCGTGAAGCGCTGTGTACCTAAGCAACCGCTTGAGCCGGTCTATGCAACCCGCTTCTTCTCCGTCATCGGAGACAGCATCAGTAACAGTACGCTGGTGAATTACGTCCAGCAGCAGTGGCAGGGATGGGGTAAGAAAGCCTGA
- a CDS encoding glycosyltransferase family 2 protein encodes MFKITVCLLTFNSERLLHDVIPPLLKIADEIVVVDSGSTDKTRYICESFGLQPVYKKFGWHGEQMNYAISLASHDWVLCIDSDEILDQETVNAVLTLKAGDEPDPGMAWQICRHWFVLGEEVRTIYPVSSPDYPVRLFNRNQSRFNNRPVDDQVEGFLRCERIPGYVKHDTFPTLHELFNKLNCYTTRLVQHQKIRPSIGRGVISAIGAFFKWYLFSGAWRKGKVGVATGLYATAYSFLKYFKSWYQHQEKKEPVANEQTDSQIAK; translated from the coding sequence ATGTTTAAAATAACGGTCTGCTTATTAACGTTTAATTCTGAAAGATTATTGCACGATGTTATCCCGCCTCTTTTGAAAATAGCGGATGAAATTGTCGTAGTCGATTCTGGCAGTACGGACAAAACACGATATATTTGTGAAAGCTTTGGCCTTCAACCCGTCTATAAAAAATTTGGCTGGCATGGCGAGCAGATGAACTATGCCATATCCTTAGCCAGCCATGACTGGGTCCTGTGCATCGACAGCGACGAAATTCTTGATCAGGAAACGGTTAATGCCGTTTTAACGTTAAAAGCAGGTGATGAGCCAGACCCGGGAATGGCATGGCAAATATGCCGCCACTGGTTTGTTCTGGGTGAGGAAGTCCGGACGATTTATCCTGTTTCATCCCCTGATTATCCTGTGCGACTTTTTAACCGTAACCAGTCCCGGTTTAATAACCGACCGGTAGACGATCAGGTCGAAGGTTTTCTCCGTTGTGAACGTATTCCGGGTTATGTAAAACATGATACGTTTCCCACGCTGCATGAGCTTTTTAACAAATTAAATTGTTATACAACCCGCCTGGTTCAACATCAAAAAATACGGCCCTCTATCGGGCGCGGCGTAATCAGCGCCATCGGGGCTTTTTTCAAATGGTATCTGTTTAGCGGCGCCTGGCGTAAGGGCAAAGTGGGGGTGGCGACGGGACTGTACGCCACAGCCTATAGCTTTTTGAAGTATTTCAAATCCTGGTATCAGCATCAGGAAAAAAAAGAGCCCGTTGCTAACGAGCAGACGGACTCTCAGATTGCGAAATAA